The following proteins are co-located in the Polymorphospora rubra genome:
- the mqnC gene encoding cyclic dehypoxanthinyl futalosine synthase: MTESREIDSILQRGADGGRITPEEALLLYTDAPFHALGEAADAVRRRRYPDNIVTYLIDRNINYTNVCVTACKFCAFYRAPKHAEGWTHPTEEILRRCAEAVELGATQVMLQGGHHPDYGVEYYEELFSSVKAAYPQLAIHSIGPSEILHMAKVSGVSLEEAITRIKAAGLDSIAGAGAEMLPDRPRKAIAPLKESGARWLEVMELAHTLGVESTATMMMGTGETNAERIEHLRMIRDVQDRTKGFRAFIPWTYQPENNHLKGRTQATTLEYLRLIAVARLFFETVPHLQASWLTTGKDVGQLALHMGVDDLGSIMLEENVISSAGARHRSNLHELIWMIRSAGRIPAQRDTLYNHLAVHRTPADDPSDERVVSHFSSIALPGGGAKTLPLVDAR, translated from the coding sequence GTGACTGAGAGCCGGGAGATCGACAGCATCCTGCAGCGCGGCGCGGACGGTGGGCGGATCACGCCCGAGGAGGCGTTGCTGCTCTACACCGACGCGCCGTTCCACGCGCTCGGTGAGGCGGCCGACGCGGTGCGCCGGCGCCGCTACCCGGACAACATCGTCACCTACCTGATCGACCGCAACATCAACTACACGAACGTCTGCGTGACGGCGTGCAAGTTCTGTGCCTTCTACCGCGCGCCGAAGCACGCCGAGGGCTGGACCCACCCGACCGAGGAGATCCTGCGCCGCTGCGCCGAGGCCGTCGAGCTGGGCGCGACGCAGGTGATGCTCCAGGGCGGCCACCACCCGGACTACGGCGTCGAGTACTACGAGGAACTGTTCTCCTCGGTCAAGGCCGCCTACCCGCAGTTGGCGATCCACTCGATCGGGCCGAGCGAGATCCTGCACATGGCCAAGGTGTCCGGGGTGTCGCTCGAGGAGGCGATCACCCGGATCAAGGCGGCCGGCCTCGACTCGATCGCCGGCGCCGGCGCGGAGATGCTGCCCGACCGGCCGCGTAAGGCGATCGCGCCACTGAAGGAGTCCGGTGCCCGCTGGCTCGAGGTGATGGAGTTGGCGCACACGCTGGGCGTCGAGTCGACCGCGACGATGATGATGGGCACCGGCGAGACCAACGCGGAGCGGATCGAGCACCTGCGGATGATCCGTGACGTGCAGGACCGCACGAAGGGGTTCCGGGCCTTCATCCCGTGGACCTACCAGCCGGAGAACAACCATCTCAAGGGCCGCACCCAGGCGACCACGCTGGAATACCTGCGGCTCATCGCGGTGGCCCGGCTCTTCTTCGAGACCGTGCCGCACCTCCAGGCGTCGTGGCTGACCACGGGCAAGGACGTCGGCCAGCTCGCCCTGCACATGGGGGTCGACGACCTCGGCTCGATCATGCTGGAGGAGAACGTCATCTCCTCGGCGGGCGCCCGGCACCGCTCGAACCTGCACGAGCTGATCTGGATGATCCGGTCGGCCGGACGTATCCCGGCCCAGCGGGACACTCTCTACAACCACCTGGCGGTGCACCGTACGCCGGCCGACGATCCGTCCGACGAGCGGGTCGTGTCGCATTTTTCGTCGATAGCACTGCCCGGCGGTGGCGCGAAGACTCTGCCGCTGGTC
- the paaE gene encoding 1,2-phenylacetyl-CoA epoxidase subunit PaaE yields the protein MSVTISRPARRRPTFHPLPVRAVDRLTDEAVAITFDVPPELRPLYTFQAGQHLTVRRLEDGADVRRSYSICSTPADLTGHGRLRIGVKEIPGGAFSSFASRALRAGDTVDVMPPLGHFTTDFDPARARHYGAVAAGSGITPVLSLVATALAVEPDSRFTLVYGNRHARTVMFAEELADLKDRYPARLHLVHVLSREPGESPLLSGRIDTDRLCRLLDSVVPADRIDEWFLCGPYGLVTEATAVLAERGVPARSVHTELFHVDEAPAPPPRPAGTEGGTEVTILLDGRASSLRMGADERVLDAALRVRGELPYACKGGVCSTCRAKVVEGEVSMARNYALEPDEVAAGYVLTCQSSPLTDRLVVDYDA from the coding sequence GTGAGCGTGACGATCAGTAGGCCGGCGCGACGCCGGCCGACCTTCCACCCGTTGCCGGTCCGGGCCGTCGACCGGCTCACCGACGAGGCGGTGGCGATCACCTTCGACGTACCGCCGGAGTTGCGTCCGCTGTACACCTTCCAGGCCGGCCAGCACCTGACCGTACGCCGGCTCGAGGACGGCGCCGACGTGCGGCGGTCGTACTCGATCTGTTCCACCCCGGCCGACCTGACCGGGCACGGCCGGCTGCGGATCGGGGTCAAGGAGATCCCGGGTGGCGCGTTCTCCAGCTTCGCCAGCCGGGCGCTGCGGGCCGGCGACACCGTCGACGTCATGCCGCCGCTCGGGCACTTCACCACCGACTTCGACCCGGCGCGGGCCCGGCACTACGGGGCGGTCGCCGCGGGCTCCGGCATCACCCCGGTCCTGTCCCTGGTCGCGACCGCCCTGGCGGTCGAGCCCGACAGCCGGTTCACCCTCGTGTACGGCAACCGGCACGCGCGGACCGTCATGTTCGCCGAGGAGTTGGCCGACCTGAAGGACCGCTACCCGGCCAGGTTGCACCTGGTGCACGTGCTGTCCCGGGAGCCCGGTGAGTCGCCGCTGCTCTCCGGGCGGATCGACACCGACCGGCTGTGCCGGCTGCTCGATTCGGTCGTACCGGCCGATCGGATCGACGAGTGGTTCCTGTGCGGCCCGTACGGCCTGGTCACCGAGGCCACGGCGGTGCTCGCCGAACGGGGTGTGCCGGCGCGGTCGGTGCACACGGAGTTGTTCCACGTCGACGAGGCGCCGGCGCCGCCGCCCCGGCCGGCCGGCACCGAGGGCGGCACCGAGGTGACGATCCTGCTCGACGGACGGGCGTCGAGTCTGCGGATGGGGGCCGACGAGCGGGTTCTCGACGCCGCATTGCGGGTCCGGGGCGAGCTGCCGTACGCCTGCAAGGGCGGGGTCTGCTCGACCTGCCGGGCGAAGGTCGTCGAAGGGGAGGTGTCGATGGCGCGCAACTACGCGCTGGAGCCCGACGAGGTCGCCGCCGGGTACGTCCTCACCTGCCAGTCGAGCCCGCTGACCGACCGCCTGGTCGTCGACTACGACGCCTGA
- the paaD gene encoding 1,2-phenylacetyl-CoA epoxidase subunit PaaD, with the protein MTDRTTTGPAAAGAGPAVRAAVAAVVDPEIRVVTIADLGILRDVTTDPATGRVTVTITPTYTGCPAMDVIRADIRRALTAAGHPEAEVRTVFAPPWSTDWITAEGRAKLAAAGIAPPGPVRTAGPVAVPLAVRCPRCGAPDTEQISRFGSTACKALWRCRSCREPFDHVKAL; encoded by the coding sequence ATCACGGACCGGACCACCACCGGTCCCGCTGCCGCCGGTGCCGGGCCGGCGGTACGGGCCGCCGTCGCCGCGGTCGTCGACCCGGAGATCCGGGTGGTCACCATCGCCGACCTCGGCATTCTGCGTGACGTCACCACCGATCCGGCGACCGGACGGGTCACCGTGACGATCACCCCGACCTACACCGGCTGCCCGGCCATGGACGTCATCCGGGCCGACATCCGTCGGGCGCTGACCGCCGCCGGGCATCCCGAAGCGGAGGTCAGGACCGTCTTCGCGCCCCCGTGGAGTACCGACTGGATCACCGCCGAGGGGCGGGCGAAGCTCGCCGCCGCCGGCATCGCCCCGCCCGGACCCGTCCGGACCGCCGGGCCGGTCGCGGTGCCGCTGGCCGTACGGTGCCCGCGGTGTGGTGCGCCCGACACCGAGCAGATCAGCAGGTTCGGCTCCACCGCCTGCAAGGCGCTGTGGCGCTGCCGGTCCTGCCGTGAACCCTTCGACCACGTGAAGGCACTGTGA
- the paaC gene encoding 1,2-phenylacetyl-CoA epoxidase subunit PaaC, producing MKPTVDHVLAIADDALITAQRLGEWYAAAPEMEEDVALANIALDQLGAARLLLTYAGELEGAGRDEDALAFLRDDREFRNCLLVELPDADFAVTIVKLLFLSAWQLPLYAALAEGDDERLAAIGAKARKESAYHLDHSSQWTIRLGDGTEESHRRVQAAVDELWPYAHELFAADPAAPVDPAGLRDAWLSTVEGVLAEATLRRPADGWGPAGGRTGVHTEHLSYLLAEMQVLHRAHPGATW from the coding sequence GTGAAGCCGACCGTCGACCACGTGCTGGCCATCGCCGACGACGCGCTGATCACGGCGCAGCGGCTCGGCGAGTGGTACGCCGCCGCCCCGGAGATGGAAGAGGACGTGGCGCTGGCCAACATCGCCCTCGACCAGCTCGGCGCGGCCCGGCTGTTGCTGACGTACGCCGGGGAACTGGAGGGGGCGGGCCGCGACGAGGATGCCCTCGCCTTCCTGCGTGACGACCGGGAGTTCCGCAACTGCCTCCTCGTCGAGCTGCCGGACGCCGACTTCGCGGTCACGATCGTCAAGCTGCTGTTCCTGTCGGCCTGGCAACTGCCGCTGTATGCCGCGCTCGCCGAGGGCGACGACGAGCGGCTGGCCGCGATCGGTGCCAAGGCGCGCAAGGAGTCGGCCTACCACCTCGACCACAGTTCACAGTGGACGATTCGGCTGGGGGACGGGACCGAGGAGTCGCACCGTCGGGTGCAGGCGGCCGTCGACGAGCTGTGGCCGTACGCCCATGAGCTGTTCGCCGCCGATCCGGCGGCGCCGGTCGACCCGGCCGGTCTACGTGACGCCTGGCTGTCCACAGTAGAAGGCGTGTTGGCCGAGGCGACGCTGCGGCGTCCGGCCGACGGCTGGGGACCGGCCGGCGGCCGGACCGGGGTGCACACCGAGCACCTGTCGTACCTGCTGGCCGAGATGCAGGTGCTGCACCGCGCCCACCCGGGAGCGACCTGGTGA
- the paaB gene encoding 1,2-phenylacetyl-CoA epoxidase subunit PaaB, producing the protein MTERSGWPLWEVFVRARRGLSHTHVGSLHAPDASMALRNARDLYTRRQEGVSIWVVPASTITASSPDEKDAFFDPAADKVYRHPTFYEVPDGVDHL; encoded by the coding sequence ATGACCGAGCGGAGCGGTTGGCCGCTGTGGGAGGTTTTCGTACGTGCCCGGCGCGGGCTGTCACACACCCACGTCGGCAGCCTGCACGCCCCCGACGCGTCGATGGCGCTGCGTAACGCCCGCGACCTCTACACCCGTCGGCAGGAGGGTGTGTCGATCTGGGTGGTGCCGGCGAGCACCATCACCGCGTCCAGCCCGGACGAGAAGGACGCCTTCTTCGACCCGGCCGCTGACAAGGTCTACCGCCATCCCACCTTCTACGAGGTGCCCGACGGGGTGGACCACCTGTGA
- the paaA gene encoding 1,2-phenylacetyl-CoA epoxidase subunit PaaA, with translation MYGNDFPGPDQGPTAGLLGEVEAAEAALRDAARRDLQAGRGAAPDPAGADEATLHDYFTSVIAADQKIEPRDWMPDSYRKTLIRQIAQHAHSEIIGMQPEGNWISRAPSLKRKAILLAKVQDEAGHGLYLYAAAETLGISRDELVEMLIEGRQKYSSIFNYPTLSWADVGAIGWLVDGAAIVNQVPLCRCSYGPYARAMIRVCKEESFHQRQGFEILHVLAHGTPAQKAMAQDSVDRWWYPSLAMFGPPDTDSAHTAQSMAWKIKRFSNDELRQRFVDMCVQQADVLGLTLPDPDLRWNDDRQAHDYTQPDYAELMRVIKGEGPCNRDRIAHRRRAHADGAWVRDAAAAYAAKQAERQEERKVAA, from the coding sequence GTGTACGGCAACGACTTTCCCGGCCCCGACCAGGGGCCGACGGCGGGACTGCTCGGCGAGGTCGAGGCGGCCGAGGCGGCGCTACGGGATGCCGCCCGGCGGGATCTCCAGGCCGGACGGGGTGCCGCACCCGACCCGGCGGGCGCCGACGAGGCGACCCTGCACGACTACTTCACCTCGGTGATCGCGGCTGACCAGAAGATCGAGCCGCGGGACTGGATGCCCGACTCCTACCGGAAGACGCTGATCAGGCAGATCGCCCAGCACGCCCATTCCGAGATCATCGGGATGCAGCCGGAGGGCAACTGGATCAGCCGGGCTCCCTCGCTCAAGCGCAAGGCGATCCTGCTGGCCAAGGTCCAGGACGAGGCCGGACACGGGCTCTATCTCTACGCGGCCGCGGAGACTCTCGGGATCAGTCGGGACGAGCTGGTCGAGATGCTGATCGAGGGCCGGCAGAAATACAGCTCGATCTTCAACTACCCGACCCTGTCATGGGCGGACGTGGGGGCGATCGGCTGGCTCGTCGACGGCGCCGCCATCGTCAACCAGGTCCCGCTCTGCCGCTGCTCGTACGGACCGTACGCCCGCGCCATGATCCGTGTCTGTAAGGAGGAGTCCTTCCACCAGCGGCAGGGCTTCGAGATCCTGCACGTCCTCGCGCACGGCACGCCCGCGCAGAAGGCGATGGCCCAGGACTCCGTCGATCGCTGGTGGTATCCCTCGCTGGCCATGTTCGGACCGCCGGACACCGACTCGGCGCACACCGCCCAGTCGATGGCCTGGAAGATCAAACGGTTCTCCAACGACGAGCTGCGTCAGCGGTTCGTCGACATGTGCGTGCAGCAGGCCGACGTACTCGGTCTCACCCTGCCCGACCCCGATCTGCGCTGGAACGACGACCGGCAGGCCCATGACTACACCCAGCCCGACTACGCCGAGCTGATGCGGGTGATCAAGGGGGAGGGGCCGTGCAACCGGGACCGGATCGCCCACCGGCGCCGGGCGCACGCCGACGGGGCCTGGGTCCGCGACGCCGCCGCGGCCTACGCCGCCAAACAGGCCGAACGGCAAGAGGAACGGAAGGTGGCGGCATGA